The following are encoded together in the Sparus aurata chromosome 1, fSpaAur1.1, whole genome shotgun sequence genome:
- the ptp4a1 gene encoding protein tyrosine phosphatase type IVA 1: MARMNRPAPVEITYKNMRFLITHNPTNATLNKFIEELKKYGVTTVVRVCEATYDATLVVKEGIQVLDWPFDDGAPPSNQIVDDWLNLLKLKFREEPGCCVAVHCVAGLGRAPVLVALALIECGMKYEDAVQFIRQKRRGAFNSKQLFYLEKYRPKMRLRFKDSNGHRNNCCIQ; the protein is encoded by the exons ATGGCTCGTATGAACAGACCGGCCCCTGTGGAGATCACCTACAAGAACATGAGATTCCTCATTACCCACAATCCCACTAACGCCACCCTGAACAAGTTCATCGAG GAGCTAAAGAAATATGGAGTGACCACCGTTGTGAGAGTTTGCGAGGCCACCTATGATGCCACTCTGGTGGTGAAGGAAGGAATACAAGTTCTG gaTTGGCCGTTCGACGATGGAGCTCCACCCTCCAACCAGATCGTGGATGATTGGCTGAACCTGCTGAAACTGAAGTTCAGGGAGGAGCCCGGCTGCTGCGTGGCTGTCCACTGTGTGGCAGGGCTGGGGAG AGCTCCTGTTCTGGTCGCGCTCGCCTTGATCGAATGTGGGATGAAATATGAAGATGCTGTCCAGTTCATTCGACA GAAGCGTCGAGGAGCGTTCAACAGCAAGCAGCTGTTCTACCTGGAGAAATATCGTCCAAAGATGCGCCTGCGCTTCAAAGATTCCAACGGCCATCGCAATAACTGCTGCATCCAGTAG